A part of Aegilops tauschii subsp. strangulata cultivar AL8/78 chromosome 2, Aet v6.0, whole genome shotgun sequence genomic DNA contains:
- the LOC109767620 gene encoding F-box protein At3g07870-like, which yields MPRELSSDVLVSIVLRLPPSTRRLTRLVCRHWRDVVDTRTAEMQSRAKLLVGTGEGSAYVVVDDPSISAGSPGRYLWKNNDANARPGPREGTMPMVVGTCNGLICLRDKRKPDAAITLVNPVTGERLSIPPLPSTAGVPERTCLVGWHEAYGFGYHPTAGRYKIVHVDAYAKRGNLQQLKVFTLGESSWRDVATGSLPRCNYSAGIVGVDGTMYWAAKNGKKLMAFDLDRERLSFIKSPPDARSGGWHLTKVRGRSGF from the exons ATGCCACGGGAATTGTCCTCGGACGTGCTCGTGAGCATCGTCCTGCGGCTCCCTCCGAGCACCCGGCGGCTGACCCGCCTGGTCTGCCGTCACTGGCGCGACGTCGTGGACACGCGCACGGCGGAGATGCAGAGCCGCGCCAAGCTTCTCGTCGGCACCGGCGAGGGCTCCGCGTACGTCGTCGTGGACGATCCATCAATATCAGCAGGGAGCCCCGGAAGATATCTTTGGAAAAACAACGACGCCAACGCCCGCCCTGGCCCCCGCGAAGGCACGATGCCGATggtcgtcggcacctgcaacggCCTGATCTGCCTCCGCGACAAGCGGAAGCCCGACGCCGCCATCACTCTGGTCAACCCGGTCACCGGCGAGAGGCTGTCTATCCCGCCGCTGCCGTCAACCGCCGGCGTCCCGGAAAGGACCTGCTTAGTAGGCTGGCACGAGGCGTACGGCTTCGGGTACCACCCCACGGCCGGGCGGTACAAGATCGTGCATGTGGACGCCTACGCTAAGAGAGGAAACTTGCAGCAGTTGAAGGTCTTCACGTTGGGGGAGTCGTCATGGCGGGACGTTGCCACGGGCTCTCTCCCGAGATGCAATTACAGCGCCGGCATCGTGGGGGTGGACGGCACCATGTACTGGGCCGCGAAGAATGGAAAGAAGCTCATGGCGTTCGACCTCGACCGCGAGCGCCTCAGCTTCATCAAGTCGCCACCGGATGCGCGGTCTGGCGGATGGCACCTGACGAAGGTGCGGGGGAG GTCTGGGTTCTAG